One segment of Zonotrichia albicollis isolate bZonAlb1 chromosome 4, bZonAlb1.hap1, whole genome shotgun sequence DNA contains the following:
- the RXYLT1 gene encoding ribitol-5-phosphate xylosyltransferase 1 isoform X1, with protein sequence MRGARRRLCSALIVAYGLFSLYAAYTVFLRPRRPAAPRSHRDRHGPRGFTDHVALGNEEWNPWDADEKNELAASQQRYEANLKKIKYARSHLEQTSLRVQIWGKAAIGLYLWQHIFGGHLEPTDVIAQWREGSQNAGKTYFSFLTGPSVVPGYFSVEAEHVVLVLNGREPTKIAYATQWLHYAQTLMETRKIQHVAVVLLGNEQCNNAWIQPYLKRNGGFVSLLFVTYDYAFVNEEDIFQWPLGVATYRNFPVVEPSWSMLHDPRSYLCNFLGTVYKNSSRETLIEILKQDGLDKLCWIAAREQWQPQETNESFKNYQDALLQSDLTLCPVGINTECYRIYEACSYGSLPVVEDVMTPGDCGNSSAYHSAPLQLLKTMGAPFIFIKNWKELPAILEKEKKMSLQEKIQRRKKLLEWYRNFKAWMRQKFINTLENSFLPSDKG encoded by the exons ATGCGGGGCGCTCGCAGGCGGCTCTGCTCCGCCCTGATCGTCGCGTACGGCCTCTTCTCCCTCTACGCGGCCTACACCGTGTTCCTGCGCCCGCGCCGCCCGGCCGCTCCCCGCTCGCACCGGGACCGCCACGGCCCGCGAG GTTTCACAGATCATGTTGCCTTGGGAAATGAAGAGTGGAATCCGTGGGATGCGGATGAGAAAAATGAGCTGGCTGCTTCTCAGCAGAGATATGAAGCTAAtcttaaaaagataaaatatgcGAGGTCTCACCTAGAACAGACCAGTCTTAGAGTACAGATTTGGGGCAAAGCAGCAATTG GTCTTTACCTTTGGCAACACATTTTTGGAGGGCACCTTGAGCCAACTGATGTGATTGCACAGTGGAGAGAAGGAAgccaaaatgcaggaaaaacatACTTCAG CTTCCTGACTGGCCCCTCAGTAGTTCCCGGCTATTTCTCGGTGGAAGCGGAGCACGTGGTGCTGGTGCTGAACGGGAGGGAGCCGACGAAGATCGCCTACGCCACGCAGTGGCTGCACTACGCACAGACCCTGATGGAGACCCGCAAAATCCAGCACGTGGCCGTGGTGCTGCTCGGGAACGAGCAGTGCAACAACGCCTGGATTCAGCCGTACCTGAAACGAAACGGGGGATTTGTCAGTCTGCTCTTTGTTACCTATGACTACGCGTTCGTAAATGAAGAAGATATTTTCCAGTGGCCTTTAGGAGTAGCTAC CTACAGAAATTTTCCAGTTGTGGAACCCAGCTGGTCAATGCTACATGATCCAAGATCATATCTATGTAATTTTTTAGGAACAGTTTATAAGAATTCTTCTAGAGAAACCCTCATCGAAATTCTGAAACAGGATGGGCTTGACAAACTTTGCTGGATTGCAGCCAGAGAACA GTGGCAGCCTCAAGAAACAAATGAAAGTTTCAAGAACTATCAAGATGCCTTGCTGCAGAGTGATTTGACATTGTGCCCAGTGGGAATAAATACAGAATGTTACAGAATTTATGAAGCTTGTTCCTATGGATCTCTGCCCGTTGTAGAAGATGTAATGACACCGGGTGATTGCGGAAATTCATCAGCCTACCACAGTGCTCCATTGCAATTATTAAAAACCATGGGGGCTCCATTTATCTTTATTAAAAACTGGAAAGAGCTTCCTGCTAttctagagaaagaaaaaaaaatgagcttACAAGAAAAgattcaaaggagaaaaaagcttTTAGAATGGTATCGAAACTTCAAAGCATGGATGAGACAAAAATTCATTAATACTTTGGAAAATTCATTTTTGCCCAGTGATAAAGGATAA
- the RXYLT1 gene encoding ribitol-5-phosphate xylosyltransferase 1 isoform X3, producing METRKIQHVAVVLLGNEQCNNAWIQPYLKRNGGFVSLLFVTYDYAFVNEEDIFQWPLGVATYRNFPVVEPSWSMLHDPRSYLCNFLGTVYKNSSRETLIEILKQDGLDKLCWIAAREQWQPQETNESFKNYQDALLQSDLTLCPVGINTECYRIYEACSYGSLPVVEDVMTPGDCGNSSAYHSAPLQLLKTMGAPFIFIKNWKELPAILEKEKKMSLQEKIQRRKKLLEWYRNFKAWMRQKFINTLENSFLPSDKG from the exons ATGGAGACCCGCAAAATCCAGCACGTGGCCGTGGTGCTGCTCGGGAACGAGCAGTGCAACAACGCCTGGATTCAGCCGTACCTGAAACGAAACGGGGGATTTGTCAGTCTGCTCTTTGTTACCTATGACTACGCGTTCGTAAATGAAGAAGATATTTTCCAGTGGCCTTTAGGAGTAGCTAC CTACAGAAATTTTCCAGTTGTGGAACCCAGCTGGTCAATGCTACATGATCCAAGATCATATCTATGTAATTTTTTAGGAACAGTTTATAAGAATTCTTCTAGAGAAACCCTCATCGAAATTCTGAAACAGGATGGGCTTGACAAACTTTGCTGGATTGCAGCCAGAGAACA GTGGCAGCCTCAAGAAACAAATGAAAGTTTCAAGAACTATCAAGATGCCTTGCTGCAGAGTGATTTGACATTGTGCCCAGTGGGAATAAATACAGAATGTTACAGAATTTATGAAGCTTGTTCCTATGGATCTCTGCCCGTTGTAGAAGATGTAATGACACCGGGTGATTGCGGAAATTCATCAGCCTACCACAGTGCTCCATTGCAATTATTAAAAACCATGGGGGCTCCATTTATCTTTATTAAAAACTGGAAAGAGCTTCCTGCTAttctagagaaagaaaaaaaaatgagcttACAAGAAAAgattcaaaggagaaaaaagcttTTAGAATGGTATCGAAACTTCAAAGCATGGATGAGACAAAAATTCATTAATACTTTGGAAAATTCATTTTTGCCCAGTGATAAAGGATAA
- the RXYLT1 gene encoding ribitol-5-phosphate xylosyltransferase 1 isoform X4: MLHDPRSYLCNFLGTVYKNSSRETLIEILKQDGLDKLCWIAAREQWQPQETNESFKNYQDALLQSDLTLCPVGINTECYRIYEACSYGSLPVVEDVMTPGDCGNSSAYHSAPLQLLKTMGAPFIFIKNWKELPAILEKEKKMSLQEKIQRRKKLLEWYRNFKAWMRQKFINTLENSFLPSDKG, encoded by the exons ATGCTACATGATCCAAGATCATATCTATGTAATTTTTTAGGAACAGTTTATAAGAATTCTTCTAGAGAAACCCTCATCGAAATTCTGAAACAGGATGGGCTTGACAAACTTTGCTGGATTGCAGCCAGAGAACA GTGGCAGCCTCAAGAAACAAATGAAAGTTTCAAGAACTATCAAGATGCCTTGCTGCAGAGTGATTTGACATTGTGCCCAGTGGGAATAAATACAGAATGTTACAGAATTTATGAAGCTTGTTCCTATGGATCTCTGCCCGTTGTAGAAGATGTAATGACACCGGGTGATTGCGGAAATTCATCAGCCTACCACAGTGCTCCATTGCAATTATTAAAAACCATGGGGGCTCCATTTATCTTTATTAAAAACTGGAAAGAGCTTCCTGCTAttctagagaaagaaaaaaaaatgagcttACAAGAAAAgattcaaaggagaaaaaagcttTTAGAATGGTATCGAAACTTCAAAGCATGGATGAGACAAAAATTCATTAATACTTTGGAAAATTCATTTTTGCCCAGTGATAAAGGATAA
- the RXYLT1 gene encoding ribitol-5-phosphate xylosyltransferase 1 isoform X2: MRGARRRLCSALIVAYGLFSLYAAYTVFLRPRRPAAPRSHRDRHGPRGFTDHVALGNEEWNPWDADEKNELAASQQRYEANLKKIKYARSHLEQTSLRVQIWGKAAIGLYLWQHIFGGHLEPTDVIAQWREGSQNAGKTYFSFLTGPSVVPGYFSVEAEHVVLVLNGREPTKIAYATQWLHYAQTLMETRKIQHVAVVLLGNEQCNNAWIQPYLKRNGGFVSLLFVTYDYAFVNEEDIFQWPLGVATRRMRTGLLHQIMHNKLFSSQKIRLLSSLRSKIFL, translated from the exons ATGCGGGGCGCTCGCAGGCGGCTCTGCTCCGCCCTGATCGTCGCGTACGGCCTCTTCTCCCTCTACGCGGCCTACACCGTGTTCCTGCGCCCGCGCCGCCCGGCCGCTCCCCGCTCGCACCGGGACCGCCACGGCCCGCGAG GTTTCACAGATCATGTTGCCTTGGGAAATGAAGAGTGGAATCCGTGGGATGCGGATGAGAAAAATGAGCTGGCTGCTTCTCAGCAGAGATATGAAGCTAAtcttaaaaagataaaatatgcGAGGTCTCACCTAGAACAGACCAGTCTTAGAGTACAGATTTGGGGCAAAGCAGCAATTG GTCTTTACCTTTGGCAACACATTTTTGGAGGGCACCTTGAGCCAACTGATGTGATTGCACAGTGGAGAGAAGGAAgccaaaatgcaggaaaaacatACTTCAG CTTCCTGACTGGCCCCTCAGTAGTTCCCGGCTATTTCTCGGTGGAAGCGGAGCACGTGGTGCTGGTGCTGAACGGGAGGGAGCCGACGAAGATCGCCTACGCCACGCAGTGGCTGCACTACGCACAGACCCTGATGGAGACCCGCAAAATCCAGCACGTGGCCGTGGTGCTGCTCGGGAACGAGCAGTGCAACAACGCCTGGATTCAGCCGTACCTGAAACGAAACGGGGGATTTGTCAGTCTGCTCTTTGTTACCTATGACTACGCGTTCGTAAATGAAGAAGATATTTTCCAGTGGCCTTTAGGAGTAGCTAC GAGAAGAATGAGGACAGGACTGCTCCATCAAATAATGCACAATAAGCTATTTAGTAGCCAGAAGATTCGATTATTGAGTTCACTCCGATCAAAGATTTTCCTTTGA